From a single Columba livia isolate bColLiv1 breed racing homer chromosome 19, bColLiv1.pat.W.v2, whole genome shotgun sequence genomic region:
- the PMPCA gene encoding mitochondrial-processing peptidase subunit alpha, with translation MAAAMAWLRRGAWGPARRCGLAAGRSYSGGGAYPSVSLSCPLPGVPKAVFAAAEGREQFETRVTVLENGLRVASQKKFGQFCTVGLLINSGSRHEAKYLSGISHFLEKLAFSSTAQFGSKDEILLTLEKHGGICDCQASRDTIMYAVSADAKGLDTVVNLLADVALQPRFSDEEIEMTRMAIRFELEDLNMRPDPEPLLTEMIHAAAYRDNTVGLNRFCPVENTDKIDREVLHSYLRNYYTPDRMVLAGVGIEHEQLVECARKHLLGVEPAWGSGQSEDVDRSVAQYTGGIVKVEKDMSDVSLGPTPIPELTHIMIGLESCSFLEEDFIPFAVLNMMMGGGGSFSAGGPGKGMFTRLYLNVLNRHHWMYNATSYHHSYEDTGLLCIHASADPKQVREMVEIITREFILMAGAVGEVELERAKTQLKSMLMMNLESRPVIFEDVGRQVLATNTRKLPHELCALISQVKSADIKRVVTKMLHKKPAVAALGDLTDLPTYEHIQAALSSKDGRLPRKYRLFR, from the exons GTGCGGGCTGGCGGCCGGTCGGAGCTACAGCGGCGGCGGCGCCTACCCCAGCGTGTCGCTGAGCTGCCCGCTGCCCGGCGTGCCCAAGGCGGTGTTCGCGGCGGCCGAGGGCCGGGAGCAGTTCGAGACGCGGGTGACGGTGCTGGAGAACGGGCTGCGCGTCGCCTCGCAGAAGAAATTCGGGCAGTTCTGCACCGTGGGCC TTCTTATAAATTCGGGATCAAGACACGAAGCGAAATACCTCAGCGGCATCTCGCACTTCTTGGAAAAGCTGGCGTTCTCC TCCACAGCTCAGTTTGGCAGCAAAGACGAGATTCTCCTCACGTTAGAGAAGCACGGGGGCATTTGTGACTGCCAGGCATCGAG GGACACCATCATGTACGCGGTTTCTGCTGACGCCAAAGGCCTGGACACAGTGGTCAACTTGCTGGCTGATGTTGCGCTGCAGCCCAGGTTCTCAG ATGAGGAGATTGAGATGACGCGAATGGCGATACGATTTGAGCTTGAAGACTTGAATATGAGACCTGACCCCGAGCCGCTCCTCACGGAGATGATCCACGCG GCAGCCTACAGAGACAACACGGTTGGACTGAACAGGTTCTGCCCAGTGGAAAATACGGACAAAATCGATCGGGAAGTCCTGCACTCGTACCTGCGCAACTACTACACGCCGGACAGGATGGTGCTCGCCGGCGTGGGGATCGAGCACGAGCAGCTGGTGGAGTGTGCGAGGAAACACCTGCTGGGCGTGGAGCCCGCGTGGGGCAGCGGGCAGAGCGAGGACGTGGACAGATCGGTGGCTCAGTACACGGGAGGCATCGTCAAG GTTGAAAAAGATATGTCAGATGTGAGTCTGGGCCCTACTCCCATCCCAGAGCTCACCCACATCATGATTGGCTTAGAAAGCTGCTCATTTTTA GAAGAAGATTTCATTCCCTTTGCCGTCCTGAACATGATGATGGGAGGCGGTGGCTCTTTTTCAGCCGGAGGGCCTGGCAAGGGCATGTTCACCCGGCTGTATCTCAATGTGCTCAACAG GCACCACTGGATGTATAACGCGACCTCTTACCACCACAGTTACGAGGATACAGGTCTTCTGTGTATACACGCCAGTGCAGACCCAAAACAG GTTCGAGAGATGGTGGAAATCATCACAAGAGAATTCATTCTAATGGCAGGAGCCGTAGGGGAG GTCGAGCTTGAGCGAGCGAAGACGCAGCTGAAGTCCATGCTCATGATGAACCTTGAGTCTCGGCCAGTTATCTTTGAAGATGTGGGAAGGCAAGTGTTGGCAACAAACACAAGGAAGCTGCCTCACGAGCTCTGTGCCCTCATCA GTCAGGTGAAATCTGCTGATATCAAGAGAGTGGTCACAAAGATGCTTCATAAGAAACCAGCTGTGGCTGCACTGGGTGACTTGACGGATTTGCCCACTTACGAACACATCCAGGCGGCACTTTCCAGTAAGGACGGGCGGCTCCCTCGGAAGTACCGGCTCTTCCGATAA